The nucleotide window ATGCACTTAGCCTACGGTTGCTTAATGTTTCACATGCAAATTCAGCAATAAAGATACTGTATACATTTCACAAGAGAATGTGTATTCTGTCAAACATTGTTTGAAGCAACTGGACGAATGACAATGTTCTGGTATCTTTGTTTTTTTTCCCTCAGTCTATTCAGCCTCTTTCCTCACAAGTCCACCATGCCGATTGAATTGGCCATGCCGCTCTACCTGTCAAACGATGACTTCTGCTACACGAGGTCCCCGAAATCACTACAACCACTACGACCCTGTCTGAAGCCCTGCATGCGGTTCAAACCCTCTGCCCCTCCtatgcagactgaaccagatttgcTTCATGAGAAGAATGGAAAGCCTAAAAGGCGAGTGTCCTTCGCCGACCACAAGGGCCTGGCCCTCACCAAGGTGAAGttcttttctcattttgacaCTATTAACATCCCACTCAACATCACAGAGCTGTTCAGCTCTTCACTCAAGTTACCAAATGAGGAGGACAAACTGATAATGGGCTTCACCCAGCCCTCCTCTGATTACCTGCTGTTCCGTCAGCGTCTGGAGACTGAGCTTGTCTGCCTAGAGCACTGCATGCTGAATGAGAAGGCACTGTCTGGAACCGTGAAAGTCAAAAACCTGTCCTTTGAGAAGTCTGTCAAGGTGCGTGTAACCTTTGACACTTGGAAAAGCTACACAGACTTTGAGTGCCAGTACTTGAAGGACACCTACACAGGCTCGAACTATGACACCTTCGCCTTCGTGGTTTCCCTTCCAGCTGAGCTGAGGCCACACAAGCACATAGAGTTTGCCATCTGCTACAAAGTCAATGGCCAGACATACTGGGACGGTAACCAGGGCCGAAACTACAGGATCATCTGGTCTGCTCTGAAGATGGATGGCCAGGGCAGCTTCAGCAATAACCAGCAGAGACACTCGTTTGATCTTGGAATTCAATTTGACTTCTATGGAAGTCCTAGATGCTCCCATGGGATGTTCCCAGAGTGGCCAAGTTATGCAGGATATGAGGATATTAGACGGTACTACTGAAAAGCCGTCATCCTTAGAGTAAAGTGTTTTTTTGTTCAGAGAAAGGGCTGTTCCCGAAAATtagttttttagtttttttttaatttttttttttcaggCCAGGCCAGTCTCGCCATGCTCGGGGGAACAAAAGCAATAAGAAAAGGAAATATGTTTTGGGATGGGGGTTGTATACTCTGTGGATTATCAGAACTAGAATATTCAGATGTGACATT belongs to Oncorhynchus keta strain PuntledgeMale-10-30-2019 chromosome 9, Oket_V2, whole genome shotgun sequence and includes:
- the LOC118387744 gene encoding protein phosphatase 1 regulatory subunit 3B-like isoform X2, which translates into the protein MPIELAMPLYLSNDDFCYTRSPKSLQPLRPCLKPCMRFKPSAPPMQTEPDLLHEKNGKPKRRVSFADHKGLALTKVKFFSHFDTINIPLNITELFSSSLKLPNEEDKLIMGFTQPSSDYLLFRQRLETELVCLEHCMLNEKALSGTVKVKNLSFEKSVKVRVTFDTWKSYTDFECQYLKDTYTGSNYDTFAFVVSLPAELRPHKHIEFAICYKVNGQTYWDGNQGRNYRIIWSALKMDGQGSFSNNQQRHSFDLGIQFDFYGSPRCSHGMFPEWPSYAGYEDIRRYY
- the LOC118387744 gene encoding protein phosphatase 1 regulatory subunit 3B-like isoform X1 gives rise to the protein MLQTTCTSLFSLFPHKSTMPIELAMPLYLSNDDFCYTRSPKSLQPLRPCLKPCMRFKPSAPPMQTEPDLLHEKNGKPKRRVSFADHKGLALTKVKFFSHFDTINIPLNITELFSSSLKLPNEEDKLIMGFTQPSSDYLLFRQRLETELVCLEHCMLNEKALSGTVKVKNLSFEKSVKVRVTFDTWKSYTDFECQYLKDTYTGSNYDTFAFVVSLPAELRPHKHIEFAICYKVNGQTYWDGNQGRNYRIIWSALKMDGQGSFSNNQQRHSFDLGIQFDFYGSPRCSHGMFPEWPSYAGYEDIRRYY